The window ATGCAGCATTCTTAAGCTGCTGTATGTAATATGCATGTAGTGCATCCACAAGAATGGAACTGTGGCAAGAAACGCTAAACAGGCAAAATAAAGCTTGGATTTTAGGATTTAGCACAAGTACTTGGGCTGAAGTATCTTCTGTGTTCTAAATCAGATTCTGCCAGATCAACCCTGGGGATTTTTCAAGACAGCACGACCCAAGAGCCACATCTGGCAACATTACAGTGCTGGTGCCTATATTGTGACTGCAATCTGGTCTAATGACTGAGAGGAGGCTCTGAACTTTTaagagcataaaaataaaaccttattGAGTCAGAACAGCTTTTGTCTAGTCCTGTAACCTCTCTTCAGCAGCTGAGTTAATGCCTATTATCAGTAAAAAACACACAATCCACAAACTCTCTGTCACAGATTATaagaactttgaaaaataaatctcacaTGGAAAGAGCTCAGCTTGAATCACAGTTTTGGTGGGCTCTGATTTCATCCTCTCTCATCAGGAAAATCACACAAATTCATATGAAACACCACAGGGACTGAATAATTCAAATTTTAAGCAGGTTCTATCCAGAACTGGCTATACTGGTGAGTGTAAGAGCATGAAAGGGAATACAGAGACTCAGGGGAGCTCCCAGTGCCTCTAGTTGTGTTGAAGGTGGGGCTGTGAAGAGGAAGGTCTTGCAGCACCTTTGGGGAGCACCCAAGTGAAGTGAAAAACTAAAACATTGTTCTCCTAAAATCTAAACGCTCTGCTGATCTCTGTCTAGCTGAAGGATGTATAGTCCTAACTGACTTCTCCAATTTCCAGTGAACAGGAAGGGGATTTGTGGTGGATCTTCCATCGATAAGTGTGGAAATATCAACGTCTCATTCTTGAACGAGACGCCACATTTTGTAATTGTGGTTCTGACTGTACCAGGGATTATAACAAAAACGTGACAGTCATCGCAAATCAAATTGTTTGCTCGCTGCTTTACTGTTCGGCAGAGGGTTTCTTCTTCAGACCCAGCCATATCAATGACTTCTATATGGTTGTCTCTCTTCTTGATATTAAGCAGAGACCTAGGAGGCATGTACGTGTGAGCAAAGAGTAGAGTATAGTGTCTTGGATGGTTTGAGGACTCTGGGGAATGCGTGAGTTGCTCCAAGTGAAACAAACAAGGTATCAGTCCTCCCTGGTGTAAGCACCCAAAGAGAAAAGCCCCAAGaacattgaaaataataatgatgtgTTTCCATTTCACAGCTCTATTCTGTGATGTGCTGAACAGGACTAATGGCAAGATGAGAGGAATGAGAAACCGAGGTTCTTGGTGACTGAATAGGGAGAGAAATGACAAAGggacaaaataaaacagcagtaaTGTTGGACTGCCCTCAGAATGCACTAATAGCCCCGGTGAGCCATGGTAATGTGATTTGACCCATATTACTTGATGGATATAtttctttaacattttaaaaccgGCACCAATGGCCAGAATATGTAAGATCCCAAAGAGCATTATTCCATTGACTGTAAAATGCATAACTCGTGGGTGACTTCCATGCAGTGCAAGATTATGAGGATTAAGATTATAGCTGAGAAAATTGAAAGGAGTTACTatcattttctcatttaattgacCTATTACATTAAATAGACTGCTCTTTTTAATGCTGTAGAGGTTATCTAAGCCCATGGAGGTAAAATAGAAG of the Grus americana isolate bGruAme1 chromosome 9, bGruAme1.mat, whole genome shotgun sequence genome contains:
- the PIGZ gene encoding GPI mannosyltransferase 4 isoform X1, with amino-acid sequence MGARGLWALLAALRAGWCLLPQAGYLHPDEFFQSPEVMAGDILNLQVYYPWEFLSSSPCRTVVFPLMTSGVTYWVIKSLQQLDICSNCINSYTLLVSPRLLFTIFSFILDYSIYRLAPLWDADPWKALVLLAGSYVTLVFYTRTFTNTLEGLLFALLMVLVSSRKSDGSLAEPTSSPLIGIITTAGFFNRPTFLAFALMPLLYWAGLIVDSQKSIKTVINHFLKLVLCACFTAIVFITADTFYFTSMGLDNLYSIKKSSLFNVIGQLNEKMIVTPFNFLSYNLNPHNLALHGSHPRVMHFTVNGIMLFGILHILAIGAGFKMLKKYIHQVIWVKSHYHGSPGLLVHSEGSPTLLLFYFVPLSFLSLFSHQEPRFLIPLILPLVLFSTSQNRAVKWKHIIIIFNVLGAFLFGCLHQGGLIPCLFHLEQLTHSPESSNHPRHYTLLFAHTYMPPRSLLNIKKRDNHIEVIDMAGSEEETLCRTVKQRANNLICDDCHVFVIIPGTVRTTITKCGVSFKNETLIFPHLSMEDPPQIPFLFTGNWRSQLGLYILQLDRDQQSV
- the PIGZ gene encoding GPI mannosyltransferase 4 isoform X2, with translation MADYSIYRLAPLWDADPWKALVLLAGSYVTLVFYTRTFTNTLEGLLFALLMVLVSSRKSDGSLAEPTSSPLIGIITTAGFFNRPTFLAFALMPLLYWAGLIVDSQKSIKTVINHFLKLVLCACFTAIVFITADTFYFTSMGLDNLYSIKKSSLFNVIGQLNEKMIVTPFNFLSYNLNPHNLALHGSHPRVMHFTVNGIMLFGILHILAIGAGFKMLKKYIHQVIWVKSHYHGSPGLLVHSEGSPTLLLFYFVPLSFLSLFSHQEPRFLIPLILPLVLFSTSQNRAVKWKHIIIIFNVLGAFLFGCLHQGGLIPCLFHLEQLTHSPESSNHPRHYTLLFAHTYMPPRSLLNIKKRDNHIEVIDMAGSEEETLCRTVKQRANNLICDDCHVFVIIPGTVRTTITKCGVSFKNETLIFPHLSMEDPPQIPFLFTGNWRSQLGLYILQLDRDQQSV